The following are encoded together in the Saliniramus fredricksonii genome:
- a CDS encoding ABC transporter substrate-binding protein: MNEIRKSRPAESSLGLLRRSLLGMTALGVATVGLGALAQPVEAQTLRAVKHSDLRVLDPIITTAYMSRNHGYMVFDTLVALDANFEVQPQMADWEISDDGMTYRFTLRDGLMFHDGEPVRPADVIASISRWGERDGMGQVLMTYIDSMEGEGDNVVVMNLTQPYGLVLDSLAKPSSNVPFIMPERLANTPSTEAIPEQIGSGPFRFVQDEFQPGVRAVYLKNEDYVPRDEPSSWAAGGKVVNVDRVEWVTMADDQTALSALLAGEIDYWEQPPADLLPILETNPDLVVRNQNELGYQTIGRMNFLHPPFDNQLIRQAALAALNQQDVLDAMIGNPDLYNVCPAMFVCGTPLASDAGAEFATESHMDRARDLLEEAGYDGTPLVIMHPTDVVTLRTQPVVATQLLRDAGFEVDLQAMDWQTLVGRRASQAAPDDGGWNMFFTNWVGADVFNPLVNNMVNGRGAEGGWFGWPDVPEAEELRKAYAEATDPEEQVEYARQLQELAYDEVMYVPVGEYIVPASWSANLEGVLDGPAPFFWNITKN; encoded by the coding sequence CGCTCGGGCTGCTCAGGCGGTCGCTCCTGGGCATGACGGCGCTCGGCGTCGCGACGGTCGGGCTCGGGGCCCTCGCGCAACCCGTCGAGGCGCAGACGCTGCGTGCGGTGAAGCACTCGGATCTGCGTGTGCTCGACCCGATCATCACCACTGCCTACATGTCGCGCAACCATGGTTACATGGTATTCGACACGCTGGTGGCGCTCGACGCGAATTTCGAAGTGCAGCCGCAGATGGCGGATTGGGAGATCTCGGATGACGGGATGACCTACCGTTTTACCCTGCGTGACGGGCTGATGTTCCATGACGGCGAGCCGGTGCGCCCCGCCGACGTGATCGCCTCGATCAGCCGCTGGGGTGAGCGCGATGGCATGGGCCAGGTGCTCATGACCTATATCGACAGCATGGAAGGCGAAGGCGATAACGTCGTCGTCATGAACCTGACCCAGCCCTATGGCCTGGTGCTCGACAGCCTGGCCAAGCCCTCATCGAACGTGCCCTTCATCATGCCCGAGCGGCTGGCAAACACGCCGTCGACCGAGGCGATTCCCGAGCAGATCGGCTCCGGCCCGTTCCGCTTCGTGCAGGACGAGTTCCAGCCCGGCGTGCGCGCCGTCTATCTCAAGAACGAAGACTACGTCCCCCGCGACGAGCCTTCGAGCTGGGCTGCCGGCGGCAAGGTCGTGAACGTCGATCGCGTCGAATGGGTGACCATGGCCGACGACCAGACGGCGCTTTCGGCGCTGCTCGCCGGTGAGATCGATTACTGGGAGCAGCCCCCGGCGGATCTTCTGCCGATCCTGGAAACCAATCCGGATCTCGTGGTGCGCAACCAGAACGAACTCGGCTACCAGACCATCGGGCGCATGAACTTCCTGCATCCTCCCTTCGACAACCAGCTGATCCGGCAGGCCGCTCTCGCCGCCCTGAACCAGCAGGATGTGCTCGACGCCATGATCGGTAATCCCGATCTCTACAATGTCTGCCCGGCCATGTTCGTCTGCGGCACGCCACTTGCCAGCGATGCCGGTGCGGAATTCGCGACCGAAAGCCACATGGATCGCGCCCGCGATCTGCTCGAAGAGGCGGGCTATGACGGCACGCCGCTGGTGATCATGCATCCAACCGATGTGGTGACCCTGCGCACTCAGCCTGTCGTCGCGACGCAGCTCCTGCGCGATGCCGGTTTCGAGGTCGATCTTCAGGCGATGGACTGGCAGACGCTGGTCGGGCGTCGCGCGAGCCAGGCCGCGCCGGACGATGGCGGCTGGAACATGTTCTTCACCAACTGGGTCGGCGCCGACGTGTTCAACCCGCTCGTGAACAACATGGTCAACGGGCGTGGCGCCGAAGGCGGCTGGTTCGGCTGGCCGGACGTTCCGGAAGCGGAAGAGTTGCGCAAGGCCTATGCCGAGGCGACTGATCCTGAAGAGCAGGTGGAATATGCTCGCCAGCTTCAGGAACTCGCCTATGACGAGGTGATGTACGTGCCCGTCGGCGAGTACATCGTTCCCGCATCCTGGTCCGCCAACCTTGAAGGGGTGCTGGACGGCCCGGCACCGTTCTTCTGGAATATCACGAAGAACTGA
- a CDS encoding ABC transporter permease encodes MLGYIVQRILAAIPVMGFVALFVFLLLRLTPGDPAAIIAGDTATPAQLAAIRERLGLTDPIHIQFFNWISDLLRGDFGVSIISGQPVITMIAGRLEPTISLALTTITLSIIIAVPLGVIAAWKQGTIIDRLVMAISVVGFSVPIFVIGYVMIQIFSMQLGWLPVQGFRSITEGVGPFAQRILLPTLSLTLLYIALIARITRTSMLEILNEDYVRTAHAKGLTETRVLMRHALRNCAVPIVTVIGIGFALIISGVVVTESVFNLPGVGRLTVDAVLARDYPVIQAVILLASLVYVVVNLLIDIAYVFLDPRIRYQ; translated from the coding sequence ATGCTCGGCTATATCGTGCAGCGCATTCTCGCCGCGATTCCCGTCATGGGCTTCGTCGCCCTGTTCGTCTTCCTGCTCCTGCGCCTGACGCCGGGCGACCCGGCTGCGATCATCGCCGGCGACACGGCCACGCCGGCCCAGCTGGCGGCAATCCGCGAACGGCTCGGTCTGACCGATCCGATCCACATCCAGTTCTTCAACTGGATCAGTGATCTTCTGCGGGGCGATTTCGGCGTCTCGATCATCTCGGGTCAACCGGTGATCACGATGATCGCCGGGCGGCTGGAGCCGACCATCAGCCTGGCGCTGACGACGATCACCTTGTCGATCATCATCGCCGTGCCGCTGGGCGTGATCGCCGCCTGGAAGCAGGGTACGATCATCGACCGGCTGGTGATGGCGATTTCGGTGGTCGGGTTTTCGGTGCCGATCTTCGTCATCGGCTATGTCATGATCCAGATCTTCTCGATGCAGCTTGGCTGGTTGCCGGTTCAGGGCTTCCGCTCAATCACCGAGGGGGTAGGCCCGTTCGCGCAGCGCATCTTGTTGCCGACGCTTTCGCTGACGCTGCTCTATATCGCACTGATCGCGCGAATCACCCGCACCTCCATGCTGGAAATCCTGAACGAGGATTACGTGCGCACGGCCCATGCCAAGGGGCTCACCGAAACCCGCGTTCTGATGCGTCATGCGCTGCGCAATTGCGCCGTGCCGATCGTCACCGTGATCGGTATCGGCTTCGCGCTGATCATCTCCGGCGTGGTGGTCACCGAGAGCGTGTTCAACCTGCCAGGTGTCGGGCGCCTCACTGTGGATGCCGTTCTGGCGCGTGACTATCCGGTGATCCAGGCGGTGATCCTGCTGGCCTCGCTGGTTTATGTCGTCGTCAATCTCCTGATCGACATCGCCTATGTCTTCCTCGATCCGCGGATCCGCTACCAATGA
- a CDS encoding ABC transporter permease: MSTQVAPTSGSPSRMAQLRQVFFSSPIVAFASLMLLLIVLAAIFAPWVSPYDPTRLAPATRLKPPSELNWLGTDAFGRDLFSRVVYGARISLVVGVGAAVAAVLLGLAVGLIAGFFRALDAILMRVVDGLMAIPNILLAIAIVALSGASLWTVLIAITIPEVPRVVRLVRSVVLSAREEPYVEAAMAAGSSTWRILTRHLLPNTVAPLIVQGTYICASAILIEAILSFLGAGISPETPTWGNIMAEGRIYFQINPGIIFWPGLVLSVTILSINLVGDAVRDALDPRMAKRGIDR; this comes from the coding sequence ATGAGCACGCAAGTCGCCCCCACCAGTGGTTCGCCATCGCGCATGGCGCAGCTTCGCCAGGTCTTCTTCTCCAGCCCGATTGTGGCGTTTGCGTCGCTGATGCTGTTGCTGATCGTGCTTGCGGCGATCTTCGCGCCCTGGGTCTCGCCCTATGATCCGACGCGGCTTGCGCCGGCCACGCGGCTGAAGCCGCCGAGCGAATTGAACTGGCTGGGGACCGATGCATTCGGGCGCGACCTGTTCTCGCGTGTCGTCTATGGTGCGCGGATATCGCTGGTCGTGGGCGTCGGCGCCGCCGTCGCGGCCGTGCTGCTCGGCCTCGCCGTCGGCCTGATCGCGGGCTTCTTCCGGGCCCTTGATGCCATCCTGATGCGTGTCGTGGACGGGCTGATGGCGATCCCCAACATCCTGCTCGCCATCGCCATCGTGGCGCTCTCGGGCGCCAGCCTGTGGACGGTGCTGATCGCGATCACCATTCCGGAAGTGCCGCGCGTCGTGCGCCTGGTGCGCTCGGTCGTGCTCTCGGCCCGCGAGGAGCCCTATGTCGAGGCGGCTATGGCGGCCGGCTCCTCGACCTGGCGGATCCTGACGCGGCACCTGTTGCCCAATACCGTCGCGCCCCTGATCGTGCAGGGGACGTATATCTGCGCGTCCGCCATCCTGATCGAGGCGATCCTGTCCTTTCTCGGCGCCGGTATCAGCCCGGAAACGCCCACCTGGGGGAATATCATGGCCGAGGGGCGGATCTACTTCCAGATCAATCCCGGCATCATCTTCTGGCCGGGGCTGGTGCTGTCCGTCACCATTCTCTCCATCAATCTCGTGGGTGACGCGGTGCGCGATGCGCTCGATCCGCGCATGGCCAAGCGGGGGATCGACCGGTGA
- a CDS encoding ABC transporter ATP-binding protein, giving the protein MSDTLLDIRNLGIGLGGDPGYEVVKGLSLAIKPGETMCLVGESGSGKSLTALSVMGLLPKALAPTRGEILLKGENVLKASTKRMRALRATAMSMIFQEPMTALSPVHRVGDQIAEVLDAHTRLDGRARRKRVLEMMEHVHLPNVESLYYSYPHQLSGGQRQRIMIAMALILRPQLLIADEPTTALDVTTQKQILALIRELREEQGTAVLFITHDMGVVAEIADDVTVLRLGEIEETRPVDALLRDPKTAYSRALLQAVPSLIPRPARKLNDRPIVLQTTGLGKTYESSGLFRKGRSVVAAKDVNLTLRQGQTLGIVGESGSGKSTVARCIVRLIDPTEGSIRISGTEVADISQRTLKPHRKKVQIVFQDPFRSLNPRIEVGESIIEGPTNFGVPRKQAMERARELMELVGLPGSALDRYPHQFSGGQRQRIAIARAIAMDPDLLVADEAVSALDVSVQAQVLELLDDIQKRLGIGLLFITHDLRVAAQICDDVMVMQHGNVVEYGPAATVLGDPKTDYTRALIEAAPGRDWDFGNFRPVSETLATLKQKQT; this is encoded by the coding sequence GTGAGCGATACGCTACTCGACATCCGCAATCTCGGCATCGGACTGGGTGGTGACCCGGGCTACGAGGTGGTCAAGGGGCTCTCCCTCGCCATCAAACCCGGCGAGACCATGTGCCTCGTGGGCGAATCCGGTTCCGGCAAGTCGCTGACTGCGCTTTCCGTGATGGGGCTCTTGCCCAAGGCTCTGGCGCCGACGCGCGGGGAGATCCTGCTCAAGGGCGAGAACGTCCTCAAAGCCTCGACGAAGCGCATGCGGGCCCTGCGGGCCACGGCCATGTCGATGATCTTCCAGGAACCGATGACGGCGCTCAGCCCTGTCCACCGCGTCGGCGACCAGATCGCGGAAGTGCTCGACGCCCATACGAGGCTCGATGGCAGGGCCCGGCGCAAGCGCGTGCTGGAGATGATGGAGCATGTGCATCTGCCGAATGTGGAGAGCCTGTATTACAGCTATCCACACCAGCTCTCGGGTGGCCAGCGCCAGCGCATCATGATCGCCATGGCGCTGATCCTGCGCCCGCAATTGCTCATTGCCGACGAGCCGACCACGGCGCTCGACGTCACCACCCAGAAGCAGATCCTGGCGCTGATCCGCGAATTGCGTGAGGAGCAGGGGACGGCGGTTCTGTTCATCACGCACGATATGGGCGTCGTTGCCGAGATCGCCGACGATGTAACCGTGCTGCGGCTGGGGGAAATCGAGGAGACGCGGCCGGTCGATGCGCTTTTGCGCGATCCGAAGACGGCTTACAGCCGTGCTCTGCTGCAGGCGGTCCCGAGTCTGATCCCGCGCCCGGCCCGCAAGCTCAATGACAGGCCGATCGTCCTGCAGACGACGGGTCTGGGCAAGACCTACGAATCGAGCGGCCTGTTTCGCAAGGGCCGCTCGGTGGTTGCGGCGAAGGATGTCAATCTCACGCTGCGCCAGGGGCAGACGCTCGGGATCGTCGGCGAATCGGGCTCCGGAAAATCCACCGTGGCGCGCTGCATCGTGCGGCTGATCGATCCGACGGAGGGCTCGATCCGGATCTCCGGCACGGAAGTCGCGGATATCTCGCAGCGCACGCTCAAGCCGCATCGCAAGAAGGTGCAGATCGTCTTCCAGGATCCGTTTCGCTCGCTCAATCCGCGCATCGAGGTGGGGGAATCGATCATCGAGGGGCCGACCAATTTCGGTGTGCCGCGCAAGCAGGCCATGGAGCGCGCGCGCGAGCTGATGGAGCTGGTCGGCCTGCCCGGATCGGCGCTCGATCGCTATCCTCACCAGTTCTCCGGCGGCCAGCGCCAGCGCATCGCCATTGCCCGCGCCATCGCCATGGATCCGGATCTGCTCGTCGCCGACGAGGCCGTCTCGGCGCTCGACGTCTCGGTCCAGGCGCAGGTGCTGGAACTGCTCGACGACATTCAGAAGCGGCTCGGCATCGGCTTGCTCTTCATCACCCACGATCTGCGCGTCGCTGCCCAGATCTGCGACGATGTCATGGTGATGCAGCACGGCAATGTGGTGGAATACGGGCCGGCGGCGACGGTGCTGGGTGATCCCAAGACCGATTACACGCGCGCGCTGATCGAGGCGGCGCCGGGGCGCGACTGGGATTTCGGCAATTTCCGCCCGGTCTCGGAGACACTCGCCACGCTCAAGCAGAAACAAACATAA
- a CDS encoding M20/M25/M40 family metallo-hydrolase, producing the protein MDIKALPFDADAMLEGLRPWIECESPTWDAAAVNRMMDLASCELACMGATIERIPGRMGLGDSVRARFPHPDAGEPGILILGHLDTVHPVGTLEKLPFRRDGDICYGPGICDMKGGNYLTLEAIRQLARAGIETKLPVTIMFTPDEEIGTPSVRDLIEAEASRAKVVLVPEPGRDKGGVTSGRYAIARFNIATIGRPSHAGARLSDGRSAIREMARRIIQIEEMTTEACTFSVGVIHAGQWVNCVSSRADAEVLTMAKRQEDLDAGVQKMLSLASSGEVVFDVRRGVTRPVWEVDQRGLELCAMAEDFHKQVGMPFYHESSGGGSDGNFTGAMGIPTLDGLGVEGAMMHTLQEHIRIETLASRGRVMAGLLASLS; encoded by the coding sequence ATGGATATCAAGGCACTGCCCTTCGACGCGGATGCGATGCTCGAAGGGCTTCGCCCATGGATCGAATGCGAGAGCCCGACTTGGGATGCCGCCGCTGTCAACCGCATGATGGATCTCGCTTCCTGCGAACTCGCCTGCATGGGCGCCACCATCGAGCGGATTCCGGGCCGGATGGGGCTCGGCGACAGCGTGCGTGCGCGCTTTCCCCACCCCGATGCCGGCGAGCCCGGTATCCTGATCCTCGGCCATCTCGACACGGTGCATCCGGTCGGCACGCTGGAGAAACTGCCCTTCCGGCGCGACGGGGATATCTGCTACGGGCCCGGCATCTGCGACATGAAGGGCGGGAACTATCTCACCCTCGAAGCCATCCGCCAGCTCGCCCGCGCCGGTATCGAGACGAAGCTGCCGGTGACGATCATGTTCACCCCCGACGAGGAGATCGGCACGCCCTCCGTGCGCGATCTCATAGAGGCGGAGGCTTCGCGCGCGAAAGTGGTGCTCGTGCCCGAGCCCGGTCGCGACAAGGGCGGTGTCACCTCCGGTCGCTACGCGATCGCGCGATTCAATATCGCCACGATCGGACGTCCCAGCCATGCCGGTGCCCGGCTTTCCGACGGGCGCTCGGCCATTCGCGAGATGGCACGGCGCATCATCCAGATCGAGGAGATGACCACGGAGGCCTGCACCTTCTCCGTCGGCGTGATCCATGCCGGGCAATGGGTGAATTGCGTCTCCTCACGCGCCGATGCCGAGGTGCTGACCATGGCCAAGCGCCAGGAGGATCTCGATGCGGGCGTGCAGAAGATGCTCTCCCTCGCCTCATCGGGCGAGGTCGTCTTCGATGTGCGGCGCGGCGTGACGCGCCCGGTCTGGGAGGTCGATCAGCGCGGGCTCGAACTCTGCGCCATGGCCGAGGATTTCCACAAACAGGTCGGCATGCCGTTCTATCACGAGAGCTCCGGCGGGGGCTCCGACGGCAATTTCACCGGCGCGATGGGCATCCCCACGCTCGACGGTCTCGGCGTCGAAGGCGCGATGATGCACACGCTTCAGGAGCATATTCGCATCGAGACGCTCGCGAGCCGCGGCCGCGTCATGGCCGGGCTGCTGGCGAGCCTGTCCTGA
- a CDS encoding bifunctional diguanylate cyclase/phosphodiesterase has protein sequence MRNISVIHSGAGEEDIRSMEEIDLDCAWEEKTRRMARAVSDLERIETELLAYQTALDQHAIVGITDRRGVITAVNEPFCRISGYTREELVGKTHAVLNSGVHPKDYFVTMWRTIASGGTWRGEICNRAKCGKLYWVDSTIAPIKGDDGQIKGYLAIRIDVTERKIAEAERAAEIEARTRAETLLRDVIEAIPDGIAAFDADDRLILWNEGFLQTYPKMADGIRLGMSFAEMLHMGVARGQFPQAGNSPGRQKAWIDACMRMHAESGHTFLRDTGDERWVQVRESRSPSGHLVGIRTDITALKRAETLIRKQAERDPLTGLGNRKALAKRLAAAMRARRKDGNCGALFFLDLDNLKQINDTLGHDAGDHLITTLAERLSAYAREGETVARIGGDEFAIVVPRLADMAEAQAYGEDLLATLDAPVRIQGRSVAPRCSIGLALLSEDARTAKEVFKHADIALYQAKARGRGTLCLFDPAMKAELEERRAIADDLAVALLADEIEIALQPKTSFKDGRHTGFEALVRWQRGGEPVPPPLMIAVAEENGLIVALGYRIFDLALATIRNLVDAGLAPGSVAVNVAAMQLRQDDFVTRVLGLLDKHGLPPATLEIEVTEHVLLDGGDDCIAHTLAALRAHGIRVSLDDFGTGYASLTHLKRFPVDCLKVDRSFVRDIAREPDNAILTRTIITLAHSLGMEAVAEGVESVAQYQFLEEQGCDYAQGYLIARPLPRREVAAYLRGFTAPARLRTGSPAARP, from the coding sequence ATGCGGAATATCTCGGTCATTCACTCAGGCGCCGGAGAGGAGGATATCCGGTCGATGGAGGAAATCGATCTCGATTGCGCCTGGGAAGAGAAGACGCGCCGGATGGCACGGGCCGTCAGTGATCTGGAGCGCATCGAGACCGAACTGCTCGCCTATCAGACGGCCCTCGACCAGCATGCGATCGTGGGGATCACCGATCGACGCGGCGTGATCACCGCGGTCAACGAACCCTTTTGCCGGATCAGCGGCTACACGCGTGAGGAACTGGTCGGCAAGACCCATGCCGTCCTCAATTCGGGTGTTCATCCGAAAGATTATTTCGTCACCATGTGGCGCACCATCGCGTCAGGCGGGACCTGGCGCGGTGAGATCTGTAATCGCGCGAAATGCGGCAAGCTCTACTGGGTGGACAGCACCATCGCGCCGATCAAGGGCGATGACGGGCAGATCAAGGGCTATCTGGCTATCCGCATCGACGTGACCGAGCGCAAGATTGCCGAAGCCGAGCGTGCGGCGGAGATCGAGGCCCGCACCCGGGCAGAGACGCTGTTGCGCGACGTGATCGAGGCCATTCCCGACGGCATCGCCGCCTTCGACGCCGATGACCGGCTGATCCTGTGGAATGAGGGCTTTCTGCAAACCTATCCCAAGATGGCCGATGGCATTCGCCTCGGCATGAGCTTTGCGGAAATGCTGCATATGGGGGTCGCCCGAGGCCAGTTTCCGCAGGCCGGCAACAGTCCGGGTCGACAGAAGGCCTGGATCGACGCATGCATGCGCATGCACGCGGAAAGCGGTCATACCTTCCTGCGCGATACCGGCGACGAGCGCTGGGTGCAGGTGCGCGAAAGCCGCTCGCCCTCGGGCCATCTCGTCGGTATCCGCACCGACATTACTGCGCTGAAGCGCGCCGAGACGCTCATCCGCAAACAGGCCGAGCGGGACCCGCTGACCGGGCTCGGCAACCGCAAGGCATTGGCAAAACGGCTGGCTGCCGCGATGCGCGCGCGTCGCAAGGATGGCAATTGCGGTGCATTGTTCTTCCTCGATCTCGATAATCTCAAGCAGATCAACGACACGCTCGGCCATGATGCCGGGGATCATCTGATCACCACCCTGGCCGAACGGTTATCCGCCTATGCCCGCGAAGGCGAAACCGTGGCCCGGATCGGCGGTGACGAATTCGCCATCGTGGTTCCGCGTCTGGCGGATATGGCGGAAGCGCAGGCCTATGGCGAGGATCTGCTCGCCACGCTCGATGCGCCCGTGCGCATCCAGGGCCGCAGCGTCGCGCCCCGTTGCAGCATCGGTCTGGCCCTGCTTTCCGAGGATGCGCGCACCGCCAAGGAAGTGTTCAAGCACGCTGATATCGCACTCTATCAGGCCAAGGCGCGCGGGCGCGGTACGCTCTGCCTGTTTGATCCCGCGATGAAGGCCGAGCTGGAGGAACGCCGCGCCATCGCCGACGACCTCGCCGTGGCGCTGCTCGCCGACGAAATCGAGATCGCGCTCCAGCCCAAGACATCCTTCAAGGATGGCCGCCATACCGGCTTCGAGGCGCTCGTGCGCTGGCAGCGCGGGGGTGAACCGGTCCCGCCGCCGCTGATGATCGCGGTGGCGGAAGAGAACGGGCTGATCGTGGCCCTGGGCTATCGCATCTTCGATCTGGCGCTCGCCACCATCCGCAATCTCGTCGATGCCGGTCTCGCACCGGGCAGCGTGGCGGTGAACGTGGCCGCAATGCAGCTGCGTCAGGACGATTTCGTCACGCGCGTGCTGGGCCTTCTCGACAAGCACGGCCTGCCGCCGGCTACGCTCGAAATCGAGGTCACCGAGCATGTCCTGCTCGATGGCGGCGATGACTGTATCGCCCATACGCTCGCCGCCCTCCGCGCCCACGGCATCCGCGTCTCCCTCGACGATTTCGGAACCGGCTACGCCTCGCTGACCCATCTCAAGCGTTTTCCGGTGGATTGCCTCAAGGTAGACCGGTCCTTCGTCCGCGACATCGCACGTGAGCCTGATAACGCGATCCTGACGCGCACCATCATCACGCTGGCGCATTCGCTCGGCATGGAAGCCGTCGCGGAGGGGGTCGAGAGCGTCGCGCAGTACCAGTTTCTGGAGGAACAGGGCTGCGATTACGCGCAAGGCTATCTCATCGCCCGCCCCCTCCCGCGACGGGAGGTGGCCGCTTACCTGCGCGGCTTCACCGCCCCTGCCCGGCTCAGGACAGGCTCGCCAGCAGCCCGGCCATGA